One Dromiciops gliroides isolate mDroGli1 chromosome 3, mDroGli1.pri, whole genome shotgun sequence DNA segment encodes these proteins:
- the LOC122747750 gene encoding 60S acidic ribosomal protein P1-like: MAVSELTCLCSAVILHDDKVTVTEEKTNVPIKARGVNVDLFWPGLLAKPLNNVNIASLICNVGAGGTALAPGDDAPSGGAAPASIAAPAEEKKKEEAKREESKESDDDMGFGLFD, encoded by the coding sequence ATGGCTGTCTCTGAGCTTACTTGCCTCTGCTCTGCTGTCATCCTTCATGATGATAAGGTTACAGTCACAGAGGAAAAAACTAATGTCCCCATTAAAGCAAGAGGTGTAAATGTTGACCTGTTCTGGCCTGGCTTATTAGCAAAGCCCTTAAACAATGTAAACATTGCAAGTCTTATCTGCAATGTAGGAGCTGGTGGAACTGCCCTAGCACCTGGTGATGATGCCCCTTCTGGAGGTGCTGCTCCTGCTAGCAtagctgccccagctgaggagaagaagaaagaggaagcaaaaagagaagaatccaaggagtctgatgatgacatgggctttggtctgtttgattaa